One Aegilops tauschii subsp. strangulata cultivar AL8/78 chromosome 7, Aet v6.0, whole genome shotgun sequence genomic window carries:
- the LOC109775204 gene encoding oleosin 5-like: protein MATTASARAHQQHGGKQQQYQPLRRIEGLSLRSALRSDPRVPALAAAALLVPLGAALLGLSGLFLLATLAGVALAAPLVLLFSPVLVPAALGAVLAIAGLAATGALAVSGLSALVWVVGYVQRGLAQGDSGRVGGMVVQPLDSGKRHGRQGAPAFVGHRVGDEAGDALGTTKARDVAST from the coding sequence ATGGCCACGACGGCGTCGGCGCGCGCACATCAGCAGCACGGGGGGAAGCAGCAGCAGTACCAGCCGCTGCGGCGCATTGAGGGGCTGAGCCTGAGGTCCGCGCTCCGCAGCGACCCGCGCGTCCCCGCGCTGGCCGCGGCCGCGCTCCTCGTCCCTCTCGGCGCCGCGCTGCTGGGCCTCTCGGGCCTCTTCCTGCTGGCCACGCTCGCCGGCGTCGCGCTCGCGGCGCCTCTCGTCCTGCTCTTCAGTCCGGTGCTCGTGCCCGCTGCGCTGGGCGCCGTGCTCGCCATCGCGGGGCTCGCCGCCACCGGCGCGCTCGCGGTCTCGGGGCTCTCGGCGCTCGTCTGGGTCGTGGGGTACGTCCAGAGGGGCCTCGCGCAGGGCGACTCCGGCCGGGTGGGCGGGATGGTGGTGCAGCCGTTGGACAGCGGGAAGCGGCACGGCAGACAGGGGGCGCCGGCCTTCGTCGGGCACAGAGTCGGGGACGAGGCCGGGGACGCTCTGGGCACCACCAAAGCGCGGGACGTCGCCAGCACCTAG